From a single Streptomyces sp. 1331.2 genomic region:
- a CDS encoding ornithine cyclodeaminase family protein yields the protein METVVLTRQHIAKIVKEKGFDHFMDRMIARLGDVFRDGGRGGVTPAREGFLRGPGDTAILEWMPHHRPGDSITIKTVGYTPSNPQEHRLPTIIGSMTRYDDVTGRLLAVCDGILPTAIRTGAASAIASRLLARPDSRVLGLVGAGAQAVAQAHALSRAFPLERILVHDVEPGHARSFAERVEFLGLDVRVATVAEIEAAADIICTVTSVAVGAGPVLLGEHLRPHVHINAIGADLIGKFEVPRHVLESAFVTADHRGQALREGESQQLAESDLGPDLMELCADPALAAAHRDGLTVFDSTGFALEDHVAFDVLLELAAEAGMGDHVQIEHLPEDALNPYAFA from the coding sequence ATGGAAACTGTGGTCCTCACCCGGCAGCATATTGCCAAGATCGTCAAGGAAAAGGGTTTCGACCATTTCATGGACCGGATGATCGCCCGGCTGGGCGACGTGTTCCGGGACGGCGGGCGCGGCGGTGTGACCCCGGCACGGGAAGGATTCCTGCGCGGCCCGGGGGACACCGCCATCCTCGAATGGATGCCGCACCATCGGCCCGGCGACTCGATCACCATCAAGACCGTGGGCTACACGCCGTCCAATCCGCAGGAGCACCGGCTGCCCACGATCATCGGGTCCATGACCCGGTACGACGACGTGACGGGCCGTCTGCTGGCGGTCTGCGACGGGATCCTGCCCACCGCGATCCGGACCGGCGCCGCCTCGGCGATCGCCAGCCGGCTGCTGGCCCGCCCGGACAGCCGGGTGCTCGGCCTGGTCGGGGCCGGCGCGCAGGCCGTCGCCCAGGCCCACGCCCTCAGCCGGGCCTTCCCGCTGGAGCGGATCCTCGTCCACGACGTCGAGCCGGGCCACGCGCGGTCCTTCGCCGAACGGGTGGAGTTCCTCGGGCTGGACGTCCGGGTGGCGACGGTCGCCGAGATCGAGGCCGCGGCCGACATCATCTGCACCGTCACCTCGGTGGCGGTCGGCGCCGGCCCGGTGCTGCTCGGCGAGCACCTTCGCCCGCACGTGCACATCAACGCCATCGGGGCGGACCTGATCGGCAAGTTCGAGGTGCCCCGGCACGTGCTGGAGTCCGCCTTCGTCACGGCCGACCACCGCGGCCAGGCCCTGCGCGAGGGCGAGTCCCAGCAGCTGGCGGAGAGCGACCTCGGGCCCGACCTGATGGAGCTGTGCGCGGACCCGGCCCTCGCGGCGGCGCACCGGGACGGCCTGACCGTCTTCGACTCCACCGGCTTCGCGCTGGAGGACCACGTGGCCTTCGACGTCCTGCTGGAGCTCGCCGCCGAGGCCGGGATGGGCGACCACGTCCAGATCGAGCACCTGCCCGAGGACGCGCTCAACCCCTACGCCTTCGCGTAG
- a CDS encoding MMPL family transporter has product MVFVVACLFLGGAAGSNKISDSESGVGESGRSGRIVASGHFTEKPEENVLITAQAGGALDLKAAQQAAQELAGRMKALPEVESVGQAVPSPDGKALLLPVTMKGDTENADRRIQPLLDASAATQDAHQGLRIDQVGTGSTAKGLTETLGKDFQKAEFISLPLTMLILLVVFGAIIAAGVPVVLAISCVGAATGLSALASHVLPETSAVSNVILLMGMAVGVDYSLFYLKREREERQKGASRIDAIEIAAETSGHTVLVSGATVIVSMAGLYLAQEATFASLATGSIIVVAVAVLASLTVLPALLAKLGRWVDRPKVPFLWRLTMRSGESKLWRALLKPALVQPVLTLVVSVGALLALAVPALDMSLKQPGSDDLSRDIPVVQAMDRLTAAFPSKGTVHQVAVRAPADQADKVKGALTTLLTRTSADAVFAHDRTPEIRESQDRTVHVVQVGTPHSPKSDGARQSLELLRAWVPEAVQGVPGVESGVGGKVAQGIDFTGHLKDRMPWVVGFILLLTFATMAFIFRSLAVALSAILLNLLSAGAAFGVLVAVFQHTWAEKLLDFHSTGAVVSWLPLFLFVVLFGLSMDYHVFVVSRIREAALTGASVKEAVRDGISRSAGVVTSAAVVMVGVFAIFGTLSMVEFKQLGVGLAAAILLDAVVIRIFVLPALMAALGKWNWWPGGLPGGLRGQRAGAGQGHREPVLVEEPPFAEQYVPYAVPDRSATASNGYGAPAYHPAEQAYGTTGDGRAPHLTQAWPPPRPQGHDGRPDSYQP; this is encoded by the coding sequence GTGGTCTTCGTCGTGGCCTGCCTCTTCCTGGGCGGGGCGGCCGGGAGCAACAAGATCAGCGACTCGGAGTCCGGGGTCGGTGAGTCCGGCCGCTCGGGCCGGATCGTCGCCTCCGGCCACTTCACCGAGAAGCCCGAGGAGAACGTCCTGATCACGGCCCAGGCCGGCGGGGCGCTGGACCTCAAGGCCGCCCAGCAGGCGGCCCAGGAGCTCGCCGGCCGGATGAAGGCGCTGCCGGAGGTGGAGAGCGTCGGCCAGGCCGTCCCCTCCCCCGACGGCAAGGCCCTGCTGCTCCCGGTGACCATGAAGGGCGACACCGAGAACGCCGACCGGCGCATCCAGCCGCTGCTCGACGCGAGCGCGGCGACCCAGGACGCCCACCAGGGCCTGCGGATCGACCAGGTCGGCACCGGCTCGACCGCCAAGGGGCTCACCGAGACCCTGGGCAAGGACTTCCAGAAGGCCGAGTTCATCAGCCTTCCGCTGACCATGCTGATCCTGCTGGTCGTCTTCGGCGCGATCATCGCCGCCGGGGTGCCGGTGGTCCTCGCCATCTCCTGCGTCGGCGCCGCGACCGGCCTGTCGGCGCTGGCCTCGCACGTGCTGCCGGAGACCAGCGCGGTGAGCAACGTCATCCTGCTCATGGGCATGGCCGTCGGCGTGGACTACTCGCTCTTCTACCTCAAGCGGGAACGCGAGGAACGCCAGAAGGGCGCCTCCCGGATCGACGCCATCGAGATCGCCGCGGAGACCTCGGGGCACACCGTCCTGGTGTCCGGCGCCACCGTGATCGTGTCGATGGCGGGCCTCTACCTGGCCCAGGAGGCCACCTTCGCCTCGCTGGCCACCGGCTCCATCATCGTCGTGGCCGTCGCCGTGCTGGCCTCGCTGACCGTGCTGCCCGCGCTGCTCGCCAAGCTCGGCCGCTGGGTGGACCGGCCCAAGGTCCCCTTCCTGTGGCGGCTGACCATGCGCTCCGGCGAGTCCAAGCTGTGGCGGGCGCTGCTGAAGCCGGCCCTGGTCCAGCCCGTGCTCACCCTCGTGGTCTCCGTCGGCGCGCTGCTCGCGCTCGCCGTGCCCGCCCTCGACATGAGCCTGAAGCAGCCCGGCTCCGACGACCTGTCCCGCGACATCCCCGTCGTCCAGGCGATGGACCGGCTGACCGCGGCCTTCCCGAGCAAGGGCACCGTGCACCAGGTGGCCGTCCGCGCCCCCGCCGACCAGGCCGACAAGGTCAAGGGCGCCCTCACCACCCTGCTCACCCGCACCTCCGCCGACGCCGTCTTCGCCCACGACCGGACGCCCGAGATCCGCGAGTCGCAGGACCGCACCGTCCACGTCGTGCAGGTCGGCACGCCGCACTCGCCCAAGAGCGACGGCGCCCGGCAGTCCCTCGAACTGCTGCGGGCCTGGGTGCCCGAGGCCGTCCAGGGCGTCCCCGGTGTCGAGAGCGGCGTCGGCGGCAAGGTGGCGCAGGGCATCGACTTCACCGGCCATCTGAAGGACCGGATGCCGTGGGTGGTGGGCTTCATCCTGCTGCTGACCTTCGCCACCATGGCCTTCATCTTCCGCTCGCTGGCCGTGGCGCTCTCCGCGATCCTGCTGAACCTGCTGTCGGCCGGCGCCGCCTTCGGGGTGCTCGTCGCGGTCTTCCAGCACACCTGGGCCGAGAAGCTGCTGGACTTCCACAGCACCGGCGCCGTGGTCTCCTGGCTGCCGCTGTTCCTCTTCGTGGTGCTGTTCGGCCTCTCGATGGACTACCACGTGTTCGTGGTGAGCCGGATCCGCGAGGCCGCCCTCACCGGCGCGAGCGTCAAGGAGGCCGTCCGCGACGGCATCTCCCGCTCCGCCGGGGTCGTCACCAGCGCGGCGGTCGTCATGGTCGGGGTGTTCGCGATCTTCGGCACGCTGAGCATGGTCGAGTTCAAGCAGCTGGGCGTGGGCCTGGCGGCGGCGATCCTGCTGGACGCCGTGGTCATCCGGATCTTCGTCCTGCCGGCCCTGATGGCGGCCCTCGGGAAGTGGAACTGGTGGCCGGGCGGCCTGCCCGGCGGCCTCCGCGGACAGCGCGCGGGCGCCGGCCAGGGCCACCGGGAGCCGGTGCTGGTGGAGGAGCCGCCGTTCGCCGAGCAGTACGTCCCCTACGCCGTGCCGGACCGCAGCGCCACCGCCTCGAACGGCTACGGCGCCCCGGCCTACCACCCCGCCGAGCAGGCGTACGGGACGACCGGCGACGGCCGGGCGCCCCACCTGACGCAGGCCTGGCCCCCGCCGCGGCCCCAGGGCCACGACGGCCGACCTGACTCCTACCAGCCGTAG
- a CDS encoding alpha/beta fold hydrolase: MPVVPVNGIRLHYEDTGAGEPVVLIQGTGGGATVWQLHQVPALTAAGFRVITFDNRGIPPSSECPEGFSIRDLVGDVAGLVERLDLGPVRVVGTSLGAFVAQELALARPDLVRRVVLMATRGRTDTLRAALNRAEIELHDAGVLLPPRYAAVLRALRSLSPRTLDDDAALADWLDLFELAPAGGPGLRAQMELSMLDDRLEAYRGIRVPCQVIAFADDVVTPPHLGREVANAVPGAVFDLVECCGHYGYLEDPDTVNKLLVEFLSAATD; this comes from the coding sequence ATGCCGGTCGTCCCGGTCAACGGAATACGCCTGCACTACGAGGACACCGGCGCGGGTGAGCCGGTCGTGCTGATCCAGGGGACGGGGGGCGGGGCCACCGTGTGGCAGCTGCACCAGGTGCCCGCGCTCACCGCCGCCGGATTCCGCGTGATCACCTTCGACAACCGGGGCATTCCGCCGTCCTCGGAATGCCCCGAGGGCTTCAGCATCCGGGACCTGGTGGGCGATGTCGCCGGCCTCGTCGAACGGCTCGACCTGGGCCCGGTCCGGGTGGTCGGCACCTCGCTGGGCGCCTTCGTCGCCCAGGAGCTCGCCCTGGCCCGGCCCGACCTGGTGCGCCGGGTCGTGCTGATGGCCACCCGCGGCCGCACCGACACCCTGCGGGCGGCCCTCAACCGGGCCGAGATCGAGCTGCACGACGCCGGGGTGTTGCTGCCGCCGCGCTACGCCGCCGTCCTGCGCGCGCTGAGGTCGCTGTCGCCGCGCACCCTGGACGACGACGCCGCGCTGGCCGACTGGCTGGACCTGTTCGAGCTGGCCCCGGCGGGCGGCCCCGGCCTGCGTGCCCAGATGGAGCTGAGCATGCTGGACGACCGTCTGGAGGCCTACCGGGGCATCCGGGTGCCCTGCCAGGTGATCGCCTTCGCGGACGACGTGGTCACCCCGCCGCACCTGGGCCGGGAGGTCGCGAACGCCGTGCCGGGGGCGGTGTTCGACCTGGTCGAGTGCTGCGGCCACTACGGCTACCTGGAGGACCCGGACACCGTGAACAAGCTCCTGGTGGAGTTCCTGAGCGCGGCGACCGACTGA
- a CDS encoding MbtH family protein, with the protein MSSNPFEDPEGSYLVLVNDEGQHSLWPAYIDVPEGWRTALEATARDAALDYINTHWTDMRPASLVREMEGADAS; encoded by the coding sequence ATGAGCAGCAACCCCTTCGAGGACCCCGAGGGCAGCTACCTCGTGCTCGTCAACGACGAGGGCCAGCACTCCCTGTGGCCGGCGTACATCGACGTGCCCGAGGGGTGGCGCACCGCCCTGGAGGCGACCGCTCGCGACGCGGCCCTCGACTACATCAACACCCACTGGACGGACATGCGCCCCGCCAGTCTCGTACGGGAGATGGAAGGCGCCGACGCCTCCTGA